The nucleotide window CCTCGGCATCGCATGGCTGGCGTTCGCGCTGCGATTTCCCTCGCGGGCGCAAAAGCATCTCGTTGCGCTCGATCCCCGCGCTGCCGGCGCGACCGACATCGCCGTCCGCTACCACCACGTCGCAGCCGGCGTTGCGACCGAACTGGGTGACGTCGATCGCTTCCGCCGCGAGCACGCCGCGTGGCTCGAGGCGGCGCGCGCGCACGGAGACGGCGCGGTCGCGGGCGCCTATTACAACGGCGCAAAATACTTTTCTGCGTTCGGACTGCACGAGGAGGCGCGCGAGAGCATCGATCGGGCTCTGCGCATCGCGCGAGAATCGCGAAACCGCCATGCCGAAGAGTGCGCGCACGCGACCGCAGCGCTATGTTACATCTTGAGCGGAGATCTGAAGCGGGCGCGCGAGGCCGTCGAGGCGGTGCCGACGACGACCGATAACCGCGTTAACACGATCTTTGCCGCGGCGGCCGGCGCAACGCTCGGCGCTTATCTCGGCGACGAGAGCTTGATCGAAAAGTGGTTTGACGGTTTCGAAGATACGATCGTCGCTGCGCCGGAGATCGAGTGCGGTTTTGGCTTTGCCGAGCTGCTGGTACGGCGCGGCCGGCACGCCGACGCCGCGGCACTCCTGCATCGTGTTTTGCCCGACTGCGAGCTCGTTCGCGGCGACGTTCCCGCGCTGCTTGCCATCGCCTCGTACGGGGCGGTCGGCGACCGCGAGCGCGCGCGCGGGTATCTCCTGCGCGCGACGCAGACCGCAGCGGATTCACTCGAGGATCCGGCGCTCGCGCTCTTCGATGCGATTTCTCACCTCCGTGACGGGCGCTCGGACGAGGCGCGCCTCCTGGCGCTCGGCGCGGCCGAGGGTTTTCGGCGCTTTCGCACGCCACTGCTCGAGGCGGCGGCGCTCGAGGTGGCGGGCGATGCCGAAGGGGCGCTCTCGCTCTATCGCCACTGCGGCGCCGCCTATCACGTGCACCGCCTGGAAGGCACGGCTGCAGACAAAGTATCCGCGTTTGATTCGACCGGCACCACCGAGACGTCAGCGCTTTCGAGCCGCGAGCGCGAGATCGCGGTGCTGGCCGCGCGCGGGCACTCAAACCTGGAGATTGCGCGCAGCCTCTCGATCAGCCACAAGACGGTGGAAAAGCACCTCGGGTCGGTCTACCTAAAACTCGGCGTTACCTCACGTCGAGCACTGCGCTCGTACGTAACCGCCGAACGCTAACGCCCGCAGCCCGGGGGGTAGGGTTGCCCACCCATACTGCGCGCCCGGCGATTCCTTTACGATGGTCCGGTGGCCTTGATCCCGCGGGCTTAGATCGCGGCAGGCCGGCTTTTATGAAAGGGAGTTCTTTTTCATGCGGACCATACCAACCGTTGCGACTACTTCTCTTCTTTTCGGCGTCACGTTGCTCTCCGCGGGCGGCTGCGCGCCGGCCGGATCCGGCAGCGGCTTGCCGCCGCAGCCCGGCGTCGTGCAGTCGGCGAGTTCCGATAACACCACAAAGTCACAGGCATGGCCTCAATACGGCTACGACTCCGGGCACAGCGGTTTCAATCCGCTCGAGAAGGTCATTGGCGCCAAGAATGTCTCCACGCTGCAAATCGCCTGGAATAACCAGAACATCATCCAGCCCAGCGGCATCGTGGTTGCCGGCAGCGTCGCGTACGTTGCCGACCAAGACCAAGCCAATGGGTCGGTGTTTGCGCTCAATGCGAACACGGGCAAACAGAAATGGGCGACCGATGTCGGCCTCAACGGGTCGTGGGGCAGTTTTGAGGCGGTCCCGGCCGTTTCAGGCAACGTCGTTCTGACGCCGTGCAGCAACAACAGCCCCAGCAACTTCAAGACCGGCATCTGCGGCCTGAATGCAAAAAGCGGCAAGCTGATGTGGTCGCAACTGTGCGTCGCGGGATACTGCGGCCTAACAACGTCGCCCGGAGTGACCGGCAGCGTGGCGTATTACCAGTTCTCCGACAACTACTTCACGGAGTACACGCAGGCAGTAGACCCGAAGACCGGCCACGTCCTCTGGCAAGATGCGGGAACCAGTGACTGCAAAGATGCCGGCCCAGGCGGGGACCTCCCGCTGCCCGCAGCCGGCGGATACATCTTCGCGGCAGCCGCGTGCCAAGGCAGCCAGCACAACGAGACCGACGTCTGCGCGCTCGCCACAAGCTCCGGCACCTCCGTCTGGTGCAGAGATTTACAGACCCAGTACATCACCTCGTTGTTCGAAGGCGGGGGCACGCTCTACGCGACCGCCTCCGGCGGCAGCACGTCGAAACTCGTCGCGCTC belongs to Candidatus Cybelea sp. and includes:
- a CDS encoding PQQ-binding-like beta-propeller repeat protein, producing MRTIPTVATTSLLFGVTLLSAGGCAPAGSGSGLPPQPGVVQSASSDNTTKSQAWPQYGYDSGHSGFNPLEKVIGAKNVSTLQIAWNNQNIIQPSGIVVAGSVAYVADQDQANGSVFALNANTGKQKWATDVGLNGSWGSFEAVPAVSGNVVLTPCSNNSPSNFKTGICGLNAKSGKLMWSQLCVAGYCGLTTSPGVTGSVAYYQFSDNYFTEYTQAVDPKTGHVLWQDAGTSDCKDAGPGGDLPLPAAGGYIFAAAACQGSQHNETDVCALATSSGTSVWCRDLQTQYITSLFEGGGTLYATASGGSTSKLVALNEKRGTVKWSKTLPNIASDAFAAADGRVFIDFHNATGLIAFSARNGKQLWTQTTGVTAAISVANGIVYTDAGGGNNGDHAITALNEKTGAIVWGSDAGNGASPATAVVLKGTIYAGCYTMCAFRLPAKHSRAI